From Cellulophaga lytica DSM 7489, a single genomic window includes:
- a CDS encoding TIGR04283 family arsenosugar biosynthesis glycosyltransferase: protein MKQSKLSIIIPVLNEEASIAKLIKEINTRSTFKQIDEIIVVDGGSTDNTTTIATSLNVTVISSDKGRAKQMNTGAKAANGDILYFLHADTIPPYNFDCKILDSISKNNFAGSFRMQFDSDSFFLKFFAWFTRINHKICRGGDQSLFITKDLFFKLNGFNEEYIIYEDGEFIERLYKATNFSVIQDKVTTSARKYQQKGMVKLQYHFGVIHLKKILGKTPQELHNYYKKNIAN, encoded by the coding sequence ATGAAGCAAAGTAAGCTAAGCATTATAATACCCGTTTTAAATGAAGAGGCATCTATTGCTAAATTAATTAAAGAAATTAACACACGTAGCACATTTAAGCAAATAGACGAAATAATAGTAGTAGATGGTGGTAGTACAGATAATACTACCACTATTGCAACTAGTTTAAATGTTACTGTAATTTCTTCAGACAAAGGGCGTGCCAAGCAAATGAATACTGGTGCAAAAGCGGCTAACGGAGATATTCTTTATTTTTTACACGCAGACACTATTCCTCCTTATAATTTTGATTGTAAAATATTAGACTCTATTAGCAAAAACAACTTTGCTGGCAGCTTTAGAATGCAGTTTGACAGTGACAGTTTTTTTCTAAAATTTTTTGCTTGGTTTACTCGTATTAACCATAAAATTTGCAGAGGCGGTGATCAATCTTTATTTATTACCAAGGATTTATTTTTTAAACTAAATGGTTTTAATGAAGAATATATTATTTATGAAGATGGCGAGTTTATAGAGCGTTTATATAAAGCCACAAATTTTAGTGTAATACAAGACAAGGTAACTACATCTGCACGTAAATACCAACAAAAAGGAATGGTAAAATTACAGTATCATTTTGGTGTTATTCACCTTAAAAAAATATTAGGTAAAACTCCGCAAGAATTACACAATTATTACAAAAAAAACATAGCTAATTAG
- a CDS encoding N-acetylmuramoyl-L-alanine amidase family protein → MILKKILVLVVMLVFSSVQLYSQDKEKTVVAQKGEGIYTLLRKFNMSPSKYYSDFIALNKDNLRNGKHLYEGKTYIIPDRLIKVDGKEELPAIVNGYPIFGKKHATVQRKSNKLKGAVYYLISGHGGPDPGAVTKYGKKLISEDEYAYDITLRLGRELISHGALVYIIIRDENDGIRDGKILPVDYDEVCYPNKTIPLNQVARLKQRVDAVNDLYIKNKGKYQRLIVTHIDSRSVGQNIDVFFYHHEKSSNGKRLAESIHKTFDSKYREYQPNRDYTGTFLDRSGLYLVKNTIPAMAYIEIGNIKNKKDQKRILVAENRQALAKWISEGVLLDHSRNN, encoded by the coding sequence ATGATATTGAAAAAAATACTTGTTTTAGTTGTAATGCTAGTTTTTAGTAGTGTTCAGCTATATTCTCAAGATAAAGAAAAAACGGTTGTGGCTCAAAAAGGAGAGGGTATTTATACTTTACTTCGTAAGTTTAATATGAGTCCGTCTAAATATTATTCAGATTTTATTGCTTTAAATAAAGATAATTTAAGAAACGGTAAGCATTTGTATGAGGGCAAAACATACATTATACCAGATAGACTAATAAAAGTAGATGGAAAGGAAGAGTTGCCAGCCATAGTAAACGGGTATCCTATTTTTGGAAAAAAACACGCTACAGTACAACGCAAAAGTAACAAGCTTAAAGGTGCTGTTTATTATTTAATTTCTGGGCACGGTGGGCCAGATCCTGGTGCTGTTACTAAATACGGAAAAAAACTAATTTCTGAAGACGAGTATGCTTATGATATAACATTACGTTTAGGTAGAGAACTAATTTCTCACGGAGCGTTGGTTTATATTATAATTAGAGATGAAAATGATGGTATTAGAGATGGTAAAATACTACCTGTAGATTATGATGAGGTTTGTTACCCAAATAAAACAATACCTTTAAACCAAGTGGCTCGTTTAAAACAACGTGTAGATGCGGTAAATGATTTGTACATAAAAAACAAAGGTAAATACCAAAGGTTAATTGTTACGCATATAGATAGTAGAAGTGTAGGGCAAAATATTGATGTTTTCTTTTACCATCATGAAAAAAGTAGTAACGGAAAAAGGTTGGCAGAGAGCATACATAAAACTTTTGACTCTAAATACAGAGAATACCAGCCAAACAGAGATTATACAGGTACTTTTTTAGATAGGAGCGGATTGTATTTGGTTAAAAACACAATACCTGCAATGGCTTATATAGAAATAGGAAATATTAAAAACAAAAAAGACCAAAAAAGAATATTAGTTGCAGAAAACAGACAAGCGCTTGCAAAGTGGATTAGCGAGGGTGTTTTGTTAGATCATTCTAGAAACAACTAA
- a CDS encoding glycoside hydrolase family 113 gives MKKIGLLLLCCLQFSCNSQVSKKINGVSFVSSRDKVTQKNITPILTINANAASVMPFGFIRDINDSQLIFNSDRQWFGERKDGIKHYTDILHKNGIGVMLKPQIWIRDGKFTGTLEMDSEEHWLTLEKSYLNFILTYATLAQEVNVDVFCIGTELEKFVLQRPEFWSKLIVEVKKVYKGKLTYAANWDEYPKVPFWSKLDYVGVDAYFPLSKEKHPTVAQLKQGWQPHKKALKQMSSSVNKPILFTEYGYRSMDYTGEKPWLVDRNKTNVNLEAQSNATKAILEMFWTEDWFAGGYVWKWFIDHDNVGGEDDNRFTPQNKPAELVLKQYYGFK, from the coding sequence GTGAAAAAAATTGGTCTACTATTATTATGTTGTTTGCAGTTTTCTTGCAATAGTCAGGTTTCAAAAAAAATAAACGGAGTAAGTTTTGTGTCTTCTAGAGATAAGGTAACACAAAAAAATATTACTCCTATATTAACTATAAACGCCAATGCGGCATCTGTTATGCCATTTGGTTTTATAAGAGATATTAATGATTCGCAGTTAATTTTTAATTCGGATAGGCAGTGGTTTGGAGAGCGTAAAGATGGTATAAAACATTACACAGATATTCTGCATAAAAACGGAATAGGTGTAATGTTAAAACCGCAAATATGGATTAGGGACGGAAAATTTACTGGTACTTTAGAAATGGATTCTGAAGAACATTGGCTAACGTTAGAAAAATCTTATTTAAACTTTATACTTACCTATGCTACGCTGGCACAAGAGGTTAATGTAGATGTTTTTTGCATTGGTACCGAGCTAGAAAAATTTGTACTACAAAGGCCAGAGTTTTGGAGCAAGCTTATTGTAGAGGTAAAAAAAGTATATAAAGGTAAATTAACCTATGCAGCCAATTGGGATGAGTATCCTAAAGTGCCATTTTGGAGTAAATTAGACTATGTAGGTGTAGATGCATATTTTCCGCTGTCTAAAGAAAAGCATCCAACTGTAGCGCAGTTAAAACAAGGATGGCAGCCACATAAAAAGGCGTTAAAACAAATGTCGAGCTCTGTAAATAAGCCAATTTTATTTACAGAATATGGTTATAGAAGTATGGATTATACAGGCGAAAAACCTTGGCTGGTAGACCGTAACAAAACAAACGTAAACCTAGAGGCACAGTCTAATGCTACTAAAGCTATTTTAGAAATGTTTTGGACAGAAGATTGGTTTGCTGGTGGCTATGTTTGGAAATGGTTTATAGATCATGACAATGTGGGTGGCGAAGATGATAATAGGTTTACACCGCAAAATAAACCAGCGGAATTGGTTTTAAAACAATATTATGGATTTAAGTAA
- a CDS encoding DUF547 domain-containing protein, producing the protein MKTITKATVILFLFGITTVQAQATEIFFTKANTFFNSYVSNGKVAYQEIKKQPKHLNELVALLKTTNVTEDNVKNYQAFWINAYNISVIKNVVENYPLKTPLDKAGFFDKIKHNVAGKELTLNDMEHKMLRAVFPKEARFHFVLVCAGLGCPPIINKAYIPSMLEDQLQKQTEIAINNPNFIMVNKNKVKLSQIFEWYKGDFTQGGKSLIDFVNLYRKEKINAKAKVSFYPYDWTLNRQ; encoded by the coding sequence ATGAAAACTATAACAAAAGCAACCGTAATACTGTTTCTTTTTGGTATTACCACGGTACAGGCACAAGCTACAGAAATCTTTTTTACTAAAGCTAATACTTTTTTTAATTCTTATGTGAGCAACGGTAAGGTAGCTTACCAAGAAATAAAAAAACAACCAAAACATTTAAATGAGCTGGTGGCTTTATTAAAAACAACCAATGTTACCGAAGATAACGTTAAAAACTATCAAGCATTTTGGATTAATGCATACAATATTAGTGTTATAAAAAATGTGGTAGAAAATTATCCGTTAAAAACCCCGTTAGATAAGGCTGGTTTTTTTGATAAAATAAAGCACAATGTAGCCGGTAAGGAACTTACGTTAAATGATATGGAGCATAAAATGTTACGCGCTGTTTTTCCTAAAGAAGCACGTTTCCATTTTGTATTGGTTTGCGCAGGACTTGGTTGCCCACCAATTATTAATAAAGCGTATATACCAAGTATGTTAGAAGACCAGTTGCAGAAGCAAACTGAGATAGCTATTAATAATCCAAATTTTATAATGGTAAATAAAAATAAAGTTAAGCTTTCTCAAATTTTTGAATGGTATAAGGGAGATTTTACACAGGGCGGTAAATCGTTAATAGACTTTGTAAACCTATACAGAAAGGAAAAGATAAACGCTAAAGCAAAAGTATCTTTTTACCCATACGATTGGACATTAAACAGGCAATAA
- a CDS encoding NAD(P)/FAD-dependent oxidoreductase has protein sequence MEHIVIIGNGIAGVTAARHIRKLSDKKITIISAESEYFFSRTALMYVYMGHMKFEHTQPYENWFWKKNRIDLVNGYVNNVDHANKKVDLENSSISYDKLIIATGSKPNKFGWPGQDLKGVQGLYSKQDLEQLQKNAPDNKTCKRAVIVGGGLIGIEMAEMLRTRKIPVTFLVRETSFWNGVLPKGESELINEHILDHHIDLRLNTNLVEIIADENGRAKAITTDKGETIECTVVGLTAGVSPNVDFLKESGIELGRGVKVNRYLETNIKDIYAIGDCAEQHKGIGNRRPIEAVWYTGRMMGETLAQTICGNRIEYKPGHWFNSAKFLDVEYQTYGWVFSERNKQDYEAHFHWRHATENICITVAYHKDTKEFLGINTFGIRMRHEVFNKWLTQKKDIEFVLQHLKDANFDPEFYKQYEAEIIAKYNAEFNSNLSAKKKSLKRIFNIA, from the coding sequence ATGGAACACATTGTTATTATTGGTAATGGTATTGCAGGCGTAACTGCTGCAAGGCATATTAGAAAATTATCCGACAAAAAAATTACGATCATTTCTGCAGAATCTGAGTATTTCTTTTCTAGAACTGCGCTTATGTATGTATATATGGGTCATATGAAGTTTGAACATACACAGCCTTATGAAAACTGGTTTTGGAAAAAAAACAGAATAGATCTTGTAAACGGATATGTTAACAATGTAGACCACGCTAACAAAAAGGTAGATTTAGAAAATTCATCTATCTCTTATGATAAGTTAATTATTGCAACCGGTTCTAAACCTAACAAATTTGGTTGGCCAGGACAAGACTTAAAAGGTGTGCAAGGTTTATACTCTAAACAAGATTTAGAACAGCTACAAAAAAATGCTCCGGATAATAAAACGTGTAAAAGAGCTGTAATAGTTGGTGGCGGATTAATTGGTATAGAAATGGCAGAAATGCTGCGCACACGTAAAATTCCGGTTACCTTTTTAGTTAGAGAAACTAGTTTTTGGAATGGCGTTTTACCAAAAGGAGAATCTGAACTTATTAACGAACATATTTTAGACCATCATATAGATTTACGCCTAAACACCAATTTAGTAGAAATTATTGCCGATGAAAACGGACGTGCTAAAGCTATTACTACAGACAAAGGAGAAACTATAGAGTGTACTGTTGTTGGTTTAACAGCAGGTGTATCTCCTAATGTAGATTTTTTAAAAGAATCTGGTATAGAATTAGGTCGCGGTGTAAAAGTTAATCGTTATTTAGAAACAAACATTAAAGATATTTATGCCATTGGAGATTGTGCAGAACAACACAAGGGCATAGGAAACAGAAGACCTATTGAAGCTGTTTGGTATACCGGAAGAATGATGGGCGAAACACTTGCGCAAACTATTTGTGGCAACAGAATAGAATACAAACCCGGACACTGGTTTAATTCTGCAAAGTTTTTAGATGTAGAATACCAAACATACGGCTGGGTTTTTAGCGAGCGTAATAAGCAAGATTATGAAGCGCATTTTCATTGGAGACACGCTACAGAAAATATTTGCATTACAGTTGCCTACCATAAAGACACAAAGGAATTTTTAGGTATAAATACATTTGGCATACGTATGCGTCACGAGGTTTTTAACAAATGGCTTACTCAAAAAAAGGATATAGAATTTGTGCTTCAACATTTAAAAGATGCCAATTTTGACCCAGAGTTTTACAAACAGTATGAAGCTGAAA